The following are encoded in a window of Diorhabda sublineata isolate icDioSubl1.1 chromosome 3, icDioSubl1.1, whole genome shotgun sequence genomic DNA:
- the LOC130442198 gene encoding alpha-1,2-mannosyltransferase ALG9: MPKSQLSFRLRQNVPQQTRRESREKNKRVQKHVNKVENTSAGLIFPAGDTAFKTLLSARFCSAIWSHISDCDETYNYWEPMHYLIFGKGLQTWEYSPKYGLRSYFYLMVHAAPAWIYQSLLQPNPVLIFYFVRCILGLICATCEVYFYKSVCREFGVHIGRICLAFQLFAAGMFVSSTAFLPSSFAMYTVAAACASWWQQKYALAIFFTALGSLLGWPFASLLGVPIAYDMLIRRKLYVNFLIWSGLCAAIILIPMIICDSMLFGKWIVAPLNIVRYNVFGGAGPNLYGTEPFSFYLYNGFVNFNFIWILSLLSPLAIILHYYFVPAKNKCTVYLPYWLSLSPMYLWLAVFMFQDHKEERFLYPIYPLICLAAAITVDIIQKLWFRILNLFQKMPHGTHYLDKTMFIMFASIILTSVLGMSRIFSLYRNYHAPLDSMMELNRYPMEIKISEKTQINVCFGKEWHRYPSSFFLPNLNWNIRFIKSEFHGMLPAPYSEGENATSIMHEYFNDQNREAPELYFDINKCNFLLDSDFDRETLLEPNYSKQTDKWKIIKSYNFLNTERSHRLFRSFYVPFLTDKYVKFGNFNLLQSTRLKIK, encoded by the exons ATGCCAAAAAGTCAGTTGTCTTTCAGACTTAGACAAAATGTACCCCAACAAACACGAAGGGAATCccgagaaaaaaataaaagagtcCAAAAACATGTTAA TAAAGTGGAAAATACTAGTGCGGGGTTAATATTCCCAGCTGGTGATACAGCTTTTAAGACCTTGCTTTCGGCACGTTTCTGTTCGGCAATATGGTCACACATATCAGACTGTGATGAAACTTATAATTATTGGGAACCTATGCATTATTTAa TATTTGGAAAAGGACTACAAACTTGGGAATACAGTCCAAAGTATGGGTTAcgatcttatttttatttaatggtaCATGCTGCACCTGCATGGATCTACCAAAGTTTATTGCAGCCTAATCCCGtgcttatattttattttgtaagatGTATTTTGGGATTGATATGTGCTACTTGTGaggtttatttttataa ATCCGTATGCAGAGAGTTTGGCGTTCACATTGGTAGAATATGTTTAGCTTTTCAGTTATTTGCAGCTGGAATGTTTGTATCAAGTACAGCATTTCTACCTTCAAGTTTTGCTATGTACACAGTGGCTGCAGCTTGTGCATCATGGTGGCAGCAAAAATATGCTCTGGCTATATTTTTTACTGCACTTGGCTCACTTTTAg GTTGGCCTTTCGCAAGTCTATTGGGGGTTCCAATAGCATATGATATGTTAATACGAAGGAAATTATACGTAAACTTTTTAATTTGGTCAGGATTATGTGCTGCAATCATTTTAATCCCAATGATTATTTGTGATTCTATGCTATTTGGTAAATGGATCGTAGCTCCTTTGAACATTGTTAGATATAATGTATTTGGTGGAGCTGGGCCTAATCTATATGGAACCGaaccattttcattttatctgtATAATGGATTtgtaaatttcaactttatatgG atattatcTTTACTGAGTCCATTAGcaattattttacattattattttgtacCGGCAAAAAATAAGTGTACAGTATATCTTCCCTACTGGTTATCTCTGAGTCCAATGTATTTATGGTTGGCGGTATTTATGTTTCAAGATCATAAAGAAGAGAGATTCCTTTACCCGATTTATCCACTCATTTGTCTCGCCGCTGCTATTACAGTGGACATAATTCAAAAGTTATGGTTTAGGATTTTGAATTTGTTCCAGAAAATGCCTCATGGAACTCACTATTTAGATAAAACTATGTTTATTATGTTCGCCAGTATAATTTTAACATCGGTATTAG GCATGTCGAGAATATTTTCTCTTTACCGAAATTATCATGCTCCTTTGGATTCAATGATGGAATTGAATAGGTATccgatggaaataaaaatatctgaaaaaactcaaatcaaTGTTTGTTTTGGTAAAGAATGGCATAGATATCCTAGTTCATTCTTTTTGCCCAATTTAAATTGGAATATTAG GTTCATAAAATCAGAATTCCATGGAATGCTTCCAGCCCCATATTCCGAAGGTGAAAACGCTACCAGTATAATGCACGAATATTTCAACGATCAAAACAGAGAAGCACCtgaactttattttgatataaacaagTGTAATTTCTTATTAGATTCCGATTTCGATAGAGAAACCCTACTAGAaccaaattattcaaaacaaactgataaatggaaaataattaagagttacaattttttaaatacggAGAGATCACATAGACTTTTTAGATCTTTTTATGTGCCGTTTTTGACTGATAAATACgtcaaatttggaaattttaatcTTCTACAGTCGACgagactgaaaataaaataa